A single window of Pontibacillus chungwhensis DNA harbors:
- the fabD gene encoding ACP S-malonyltransferase: MKRIAFVFPGQGSQEVGMGKAFYDQYESVREQFYQADKRLGVPLSQYMLEGPDETLTKTENAQPALLLLSTAIVKLLEDKGVQAELVAGHSLGEYSAHVAAGTMSQEEALTLVQKRGQLMEQAVPAGQGSMAAVLGLDVEAIERVTTEIRDQGEVVEVANYNCPGQIVISGSKEGVDKACERLKEEGAKRALPLNVSGPFHSRLMKPASEQFSKELGHASLQDATIPVVANVTAQPVQDQEKIFNLLVEQLYSPVRFEETIQYMMDQEIDAFVEVGNGKVLSGLIRKVNRRMKTFNIQDPESLEAFLEWYKED, from the coding sequence ATGAAAAGAATAGCTTTTGTCTTTCCGGGACAAGGTTCTCAAGAAGTTGGTATGGGAAAGGCGTTCTATGATCAATATGAAAGTGTAAGAGAGCAATTCTACCAAGCGGATAAGCGTCTAGGAGTGCCCCTTAGCCAATACATGCTAGAGGGTCCGGATGAAACATTAACGAAAACTGAAAATGCTCAACCTGCTCTTTTATTACTAAGTACAGCCATTGTCAAGCTCTTAGAAGACAAAGGAGTACAGGCAGAACTTGTTGCAGGACACAGTTTAGGAGAGTATAGCGCTCACGTTGCAGCAGGAACAATGTCTCAAGAGGAAGCTCTAACATTAGTTCAAAAAAGAGGGCAGCTTATGGAACAAGCTGTACCAGCAGGACAAGGATCGATGGCCGCTGTTCTCGGTTTAGATGTAGAGGCAATTGAACGAGTGACAACTGAAATTCGTGATCAAGGAGAGGTTGTAGAGGTTGCTAACTATAACTGCCCAGGTCAAATTGTCATCTCTGGCTCTAAAGAGGGCGTTGATAAGGCATGTGAACGCTTGAAAGAAGAAGGAGCAAAGCGTGCGTTACCATTAAACGTAAGTGGACCTTTCCATTCACGTTTAATGAAACCGGCTAGTGAACAGTTTTCTAAAGAGCTCGGCCATGCTTCCTTACAAGATGCGACAATTCCAGTCGTAGCAAATGTTACAGCCCAGCCCGTACAAGATCAGGAAAAGATTTTTAATTTACTCGTTGAACAGCTCTATTCTCCGGTTCGGTTTGAAGAAACTATTCAATACATGATGGACCAAGAAATTGATGCATTTGTAGAAGTAGGGAATGGAAAAGTTCTAAGCGGTTTAATCCGTAAGGTGAACCGACGAATGAAAACATTTAATATTCAAGACCCAGAAAGCCTGGAGGCTTTTCTGGAATGGTATAAGGAGGACTAA
- the recG gene encoding ATP-dependent DNA helicase RecG, whose amino-acid sequence MRQVLQQSVLQLSGVGEKTGETLNEMGIFTIEDFLFYFPFRYDVHEVKPLTELVHDEKATIEGEVVGEPSLTFFGKKKSRLTITLQVEQFAVKAVMFNRAFAKKQLQPGDTVTVTGKWDQHRLQITVSQYYKGRAKSNTPIQPVYSLKGNMKMPTFKKWMKTAVDQYGSYIDEILPSSYLEAYKLPERAQALNGMHFPESRVMLKHAKRRFIYEEFLLFQLKMQLLRKIKREATTGNAQAFDKEKVAEFTNDLPFKLTGAQSKSLKEILKDMSSPYRMNRLLQGDVGSGKTAVAAIALYATITSGKQGSLMVPTEILAEQHHESLQELFGDQANVVLLTGSVKGKRRREIVAQIANHEADIIIGTHALIQEEVVFSDLGLAIIDEQHRFGVEQRRTLRDKGLMPDVLFMTATPIPRTLAITAFGDMDVSVIDEMPAGRKAVETYWVKDQMLDRVLTFIQKEVDEGRQAYVISPLIEESDKLDIQNAVDLYHQLTAYFPSTVRVGLMHGRLTAEEKEDVMKQYANNEVQVLVSTTVVEVGVNVPNATVMLIYDADRFGLSQLHQLRGRVGRGSHQSYCILLADPKGDVGKERMRIMCETTNGFELSEHDLKLRGPGDFFGRKQSGVPEFKVADMVHDYRALETARQDAQKMIEEDHFKEDPSLKPLFDILMNDPILKGEVLD is encoded by the coding sequence GTGAGGCAAGTGTTACAACAATCGGTTTTACAATTGTCGGGTGTGGGAGAAAAGACAGGAGAAACGTTAAATGAAATGGGAATCTTCACAATTGAAGATTTCCTGTTTTATTTTCCTTTTCGTTATGATGTTCACGAGGTAAAGCCGTTAACCGAACTTGTACACGATGAAAAAGCTACGATTGAAGGGGAGGTTGTAGGAGAACCTTCCCTTACCTTTTTTGGAAAGAAGAAATCACGCTTAACAATTACGTTACAAGTAGAGCAGTTTGCAGTAAAAGCCGTCATGTTTAATCGTGCATTTGCTAAGAAACAGCTCCAGCCTGGTGATACAGTTACGGTTACGGGAAAGTGGGACCAACATCGCTTGCAAATAACAGTGAGTCAGTATTACAAAGGAAGAGCCAAATCAAATACACCCATTCAGCCTGTTTATTCATTAAAAGGGAATATGAAAATGCCGACTTTTAAAAAATGGATGAAAACAGCTGTTGATCAATATGGCTCGTACATAGATGAGATCTTACCTTCGTCGTACCTTGAGGCTTATAAGTTACCAGAACGTGCTCAGGCCTTAAACGGCATGCACTTTCCTGAAAGCCGGGTCATGTTAAAACATGCAAAACGTCGATTTATATATGAGGAATTTTTGTTATTCCAATTGAAAATGCAACTTTTAAGGAAAATCAAACGGGAAGCTACAACGGGCAATGCTCAAGCCTTTGATAAGGAAAAAGTCGCCGAATTTACGAATGATTTGCCATTTAAGCTAACAGGAGCACAATCTAAAAGCCTTAAAGAAATTTTGAAAGATATGAGTTCGCCTTATCGAATGAATCGATTATTACAAGGGGATGTTGGGTCTGGTAAAACAGCTGTAGCAGCTATTGCTTTATATGCAACAATAACCTCTGGGAAACAAGGTTCTCTTATGGTCCCGACAGAAATCCTGGCTGAACAGCATCACGAATCACTTCAAGAATTGTTTGGTGATCAAGCCAATGTTGTCCTGCTTACCGGTAGTGTGAAGGGGAAACGACGTAGAGAAATCGTTGCACAAATTGCAAATCATGAAGCAGACATTATTATAGGGACCCACGCTTTAATTCAAGAAGAAGTCGTCTTTAGTGACCTTGGACTTGCGATTATTGATGAACAGCATCGCTTCGGAGTGGAGCAGCGTAGGACGTTGAGAGACAAAGGATTAATGCCTGACGTACTATTTATGACAGCTACACCGATCCCTCGAACACTTGCGATTACAGCCTTTGGAGATATGGATGTTTCCGTAATTGATGAAATGCCAGCCGGGCGGAAAGCGGTAGAGACGTATTGGGTGAAAGACCAAATGCTTGACCGCGTGCTAACCTTTATTCAAAAAGAGGTGGACGAAGGACGCCAAGCCTACGTCATTAGTCCTTTAATTGAGGAATCGGACAAGCTTGATATACAAAATGCCGTGGATCTATATCATCAGTTAACAGCATATTTCCCATCTACCGTTCGTGTGGGGCTCATGCATGGACGCCTAACAGCTGAAGAAAAAGAAGATGTGATGAAGCAATATGCGAATAACGAGGTCCAAGTTCTCGTTTCCACAACAGTAGTTGAGGTAGGTGTGAACGTTCCCAACGCTACGGTTATGCTTATCTATGATGCTGATCGGTTTGGATTATCGCAGCTGCACCAGCTTAGAGGGCGAGTTGGCCGTGGGAGCCATCAGAGTTATTGCATCCTGCTTGCTGATCCAAAAGGGGATGTCGGGAAAGAACGGATGAGGATCATGTGTGAAACCACGAATGGATTTGAACTGTCTGAGCATGATTTAAAACTTAGAGGGCCTGGAGACTTCTTTGGGAGAAAGCAAAGTGGCGTGCCTGAGTTTAAAGTGGCCGATATGGTTCATGATTACCGCGCGTTAGAAACAGCAAGGCAAGATGCTCAGAAAATGATAGAAGAAGATCACTTTAAAGAGGACCCTTCTCTAAAGCCGTTGTTTGATATTTTAATGAATGACCCCATTTTAAAAGGCGAAGTGTTGGATTAA
- the fabG gene encoding 3-oxoacyl-[acyl-carrier-protein] reductase, which yields MLEGKVALVTGASRGIGRAIALELARKGAKVAVNYAGSEQKAQDVVDEITSLGAEGIKIQANVSSEEEVKAMVKQVTETYGRIDILVNNAGITRDNLLMRMKEEEFDQVIDTNLKGVFLTTKAVTRPMMKQKGGKIINIASVVGVSGNPGQANYVAAKAGVIGLTKTSAKELAARNILVNAVAPGFIETDMTDELTDDQVGSMQSMIPLARLGQGEDIAKVVRFLASDDANYMTGQTLHVDGGMVM from the coding sequence ATGCTTGAGGGAAAAGTGGCTCTTGTAACGGGTGCATCTCGCGGAATTGGACGTGCTATAGCTTTAGAACTAGCACGAAAGGGTGCGAAAGTAGCCGTGAACTATGCAGGAAGTGAACAAAAAGCTCAGGATGTAGTTGATGAGATTACCTCACTTGGAGCTGAGGGTATTAAAATTCAAGCGAATGTTTCTTCTGAAGAAGAAGTTAAAGCGATGGTAAAACAGGTTACCGAAACGTATGGTCGTATTGATATTTTAGTGAATAACGCTGGAATCACCCGGGATAACCTTCTTATGCGTATGAAAGAAGAAGAATTCGATCAGGTTATTGATACAAATCTTAAAGGTGTATTTCTGACTACTAAGGCCGTTACACGACCGATGATGAAGCAAAAAGGTGGTAAAATCATAAACATCGCTTCTGTTGTAGGTGTGAGTGGAAATCCAGGTCAGGCTAATTATGTAGCGGCAAAAGCTGGGGTTATTGGATTGACAAAGACATCAGCTAAAGAATTGGCTGCCCGCAACATCCTTGTGAACGCAGTAGCACCTGGTTTTATTGAAACGGATATGACAGATGAGCTCACGGACGATCAAGTAGGAAGTATGCAATCCATGATTCCATTGGCTCGTTTGGGTCAAGGTGAGGATATTGCAAAAGTAGTTCGTTTCTTAGCCTCTGATGATGCCAATTATATGACAGGTCAAACCCTTCATGTAGATGGCGGAATGGTTATGTAA
- the acpP gene encoding acyl carrier protein, translated as MADVFERVKGIVVERLDVDDSKVTMEASFKDDLEADSLDVVELVMELEDEFDMEISDEDAEKIETVGDAVNYINSK; from the coding sequence ATGGCAGATGTATTTGAACGAGTAAAAGGCATAGTTGTTGAACGTCTAGATGTAGACGACTCAAAAGTAACCATGGAAGCTTCCTTTAAAGATGACCTAGAAGCAGACTCACTAGATGTGGTTGAGCTTGTTATGGAACTTGAAGATGAGTTCGACATGGAGATCTCTGATGAAGATGCAGAGAAAATTGAGACAGTAGGCGATGCTGTGAATTACATAAACAGCAAATAA
- the fapR gene encoding transcription factor FapR, protein MKLSKRERQQRLKETIEQTPFITDEELAKKYGVSIQTIRLDRMELSIPELRERIKSVATYQWNETVRALPLEEVIGEVVDLELDQKAISILDIRDEHVFSRNRIARGHHLFAQANSLAVAVINDELALTAKSEIRFTRQVKQGERVVAKALVKGNDDKGRTIVEVESVVDQETVFSGVFVMYRSNDEKGEV, encoded by the coding sequence ATGAAGTTGTCGAAAAGAGAGCGTCAACAGCGCCTTAAGGAAACAATAGAGCAAACTCCGTTCATTACAGATGAGGAATTAGCCAAGAAATATGGGGTGAGTATCCAGACGATTCGTTTAGATCGTATGGAGCTTTCAATTCCTGAACTTCGTGAACGAATAAAATCCGTTGCAACTTACCAATGGAATGAAACGGTTAGGGCACTACCGTTAGAAGAAGTTATTGGAGAAGTGGTTGACTTAGAGCTTGACCAGAAAGCCATTTCGATATTAGATATAAGAGATGAACATGTGTTCTCGCGTAATCGAATTGCAAGAGGACACCATTTATTTGCACAGGCGAACTCTTTAGCTGTTGCAGTCATTAATGATGAACTCGCTTTAACAGCTAAATCTGAAATTCGCTTTACAAGACAGGTAAAACAAGGCGAACGCGTTGTAGCCAAAGCCCTGGTAAAAGGGAACGATGACAAAGGTCGAACAATCGTTGAGGTTGAAAGTGTAGTCGACCAGGAAACCGTTTTTTCAGGCGTTTTTGTTATGTACCGTTCAAATGACGAAAAAGGAGAGGTCTAA
- a CDS encoding DUF1128 domain-containing protein translates to MDLSNPTNENLVFMINTLAEQLQVVNRGLMDPEDYDIQHYDDIKDMYDMVQMKKGQLSVSELQAVVGELGKYRVKA, encoded by the coding sequence ATGGATTTAAGTAACCCGACAAATGAAAATTTAGTGTTTATGATTAACACATTAGCTGAACAACTTCAGGTAGTGAACCGAGGTTTAATGGACCCAGAGGACTACGATATTCAGCATTATGATGATATTAAAGATATGTACGACATGGTCCAAATGAAAAAAGGCCAACTAAGCGTATCCGAACTCCAAGCTGTCGTAGGTGAACTAGGTAAATACCGGGTAAAAGCATAA
- the plsX gene encoding phosphate acyltransferase PlsX, which produces MKLAIDAMGGDHAPKEIVLGAIEAVNHIDNLEITLFGNEGKIRSFMNEDHPSIKVVHTDEMITSEDEPVRAVRRKKNASMVLMAKEVKEGRADACVSAGNTGALMSAGLFVVGRIKGIDRPALSPTLPTVDGKGFLLLDVGANVDAKPNHLVQYAVMGSVYAEQVRGITSPRVGLLNVGTEDGKGNDLVKKAFAQLKDAPIHFVGNVEARDLLNGVADVVVADGFTGNVTLKTIEGTAMSMFAMIKDTFMSNWKTKLAAGLAKEDLRGLKSKLDYSEYGGAGLFGLAAPVIKAHGSSDARAVFNATKQACHMVENRVNQSIQETVQNMDWDKGDDQ; this is translated from the coding sequence ATGAAATTAGCGATTGATGCAATGGGAGGAGACCATGCTCCTAAAGAAATCGTGCTTGGAGCAATAGAAGCTGTTAACCATATAGACAATCTTGAAATTACCTTGTTTGGCAACGAGGGAAAGATTCGTTCGTTCATGAACGAAGACCATCCGTCTATTAAGGTTGTACATACTGACGAAATGATTACTTCAGAGGATGAACCTGTTCGTGCTGTAAGGCGTAAGAAGAACGCCTCGATGGTACTAATGGCCAAGGAAGTAAAAGAAGGAAGGGCGGATGCTTGTGTATCTGCTGGTAATACAGGTGCTTTAATGAGTGCCGGACTATTCGTAGTTGGTCGAATTAAAGGAATTGACCGACCAGCGTTAAGCCCAACCCTCCCTACTGTAGACGGTAAAGGATTTTTACTTCTTGATGTAGGAGCAAACGTTGACGCAAAACCTAATCACCTTGTTCAGTATGCCGTTATGGGCTCTGTATATGCTGAACAGGTCAGAGGCATTACTTCTCCTAGGGTCGGCCTTTTAAATGTTGGAACAGAAGACGGGAAAGGAAATGATTTGGTTAAGAAAGCCTTTGCCCAATTAAAAGACGCACCGATACATTTCGTCGGGAATGTAGAGGCTCGTGATTTATTAAATGGTGTTGCTGATGTGGTGGTAGCAGATGGTTTCACGGGTAATGTCACATTGAAGACCATTGAAGGCACAGCTATGTCGATGTTTGCCATGATTAAAGATACCTTTATGTCAAATTGGAAGACAAAACTTGCTGCCGGACTAGCCAAAGAAGACTTAAGAGGCTTAAAGAGTAAACTCGATTATTCCGAATATGGTGGTGCTGGGTTATTTGGCTTAGCCGCGCCCGTTATCAAAGCCCACGGTTCTTCAGACGCGAGAGCTGTCTTTAATGCAACTAAGCAAGCTTGCCATATGGTAGAAAATCGTGTGAATCAATCAATACAAGAAACGGTCCAGAATATGGACTGGGATAAGGGTGATGATCAATGA
- the smc gene encoding chromosome segregation protein SMC — protein sequence MFLKRLDTVGFKSFAERITVDFVPGVTSVVGPNGSGKSNITDAIRWVLGEQSARSLRGSKMEDIIFQGSDSRKPLNFAEVTLTLDNEDQTLPLDYQEVSVTRRVYRSGESEFLINKQSCRLKDIIDLFMDSGLGREAFSIISQGKVEEILSSKAEERRAIFEEAAGVLKYKKRKQKAEYKLAETQENLNRVEDIIYEIEGQLEPLKEQAAIAKDYLEKKEELENHEVSLMVAEIESIHSDWEALLQDLETQKAREKELRALTTTQEANVEEERAKVQEIDQSIEKLQESLLTLTQELENLEGKKELFSERQKHYTENRSKLEEDVTRLSERVDTLHHQHSEEQSKLDRFTQEANTTKDKLNHVRQQLAQLDGNQEDKIESLKSDYIEQLNQQAAKRNERQSITQQLEQHDVKTTRLEGKFKNLVDERDALQKQKGTLQQERDSLSSKRSEQEESLKQLKKELEREEKEYQEKQSKLYQGYQHLEKLRSKKEMLEDLKEDFAGFFQGVKEVLKARESGELKGVKGAVAELIDIPKDYVTAIETTLGGQAQHIVMEDEASARKTINWLKQNNKGRATFLPLPTIQAKFIPNEKLGMLKGLSGYVGVASELVTYNDVYAKAIQHLMGHVIIAETLKDANEIAKATGRRFRVVTLEGDVVNPGGSMTGGAQKKNNQSLFTRDQELQDLKEKLTQFEHRSAGYERAVMDLKNQIQEKKEKRTTLEKQLESSRMEEQASQGRLREVELQEQNLNDQLSLYDQDKAQFDDDRTSLHERNKHLTNELEEIEEKLVRIQKEIDQLTEQQTTQKASYDQLQQDLNQLQIEYAEQQAQVRNQQEKTEDLLAQLKDVQTSLKEQQSQLDHLKDIADSKETEEEIDVQIESKRQQKEEKSEQIQTKREERGNRSDAIHDTELELKENKRIHQSLVQDIQDKEVKANRLDVELENRIDHLRTEYMLSYEKAKSTYPEVEDIEATKRQVKLIRLAIDELGTVNIGAIEEYDRIKERHTFLTDQQADLLEAKETLYEVIYEMDGEMERRFESTFVQIREEFTHVFKDLFGGGRADLRMTDPENILETGIEIVAQPPGKKLQHLGLLSGGERALTAIALLFAILQVRPVPFCVLDEVEAALDEANVTRFAQYLKRFSAKTQFIVITHRKGTMEESDVLYGVTMQESGVSKLVSVRLEETKELIQRS from the coding sequence ATGTTCCTCAAACGTTTAGATACAGTAGGATTTAAATCGTTTGCCGAACGGATCACTGTCGATTTTGTGCCAGGCGTCACATCAGTAGTAGGTCCGAACGGAAGCGGGAAAAGTAATATCACAGATGCAATACGTTGGGTATTGGGTGAGCAATCAGCCAGATCCCTTCGTGGTTCTAAAATGGAGGATATTATTTTTCAGGGTAGTGATTCCCGTAAACCGCTTAATTTTGCAGAAGTTACTTTAACGCTAGATAATGAAGATCAAACACTTCCGCTTGATTATCAGGAAGTGTCTGTCACTAGAAGAGTGTATCGTTCTGGTGAAAGTGAATTTCTTATCAATAAACAGTCTTGCCGCTTGAAAGATATTATTGACTTGTTTATGGATTCTGGACTTGGTCGTGAAGCTTTCTCTATTATCTCACAAGGGAAGGTTGAAGAGATCTTAAGTTCTAAGGCTGAAGAACGACGGGCGATTTTCGAAGAAGCAGCTGGAGTTCTGAAGTACAAGAAACGAAAACAAAAAGCTGAATATAAGTTAGCTGAGACCCAAGAAAACTTAAATCGTGTAGAAGACATTATATATGAAATTGAAGGACAATTAGAGCCCCTTAAGGAACAGGCTGCGATTGCCAAAGATTATCTAGAAAAGAAAGAAGAACTTGAGAATCACGAGGTCTCCCTAATGGTTGCCGAGATTGAATCCATTCATTCTGATTGGGAAGCACTCTTGCAAGATTTAGAAACTCAGAAAGCTCGTGAGAAGGAACTTCGTGCCCTTACTACAACACAAGAAGCTAATGTGGAAGAAGAAAGGGCTAAGGTGCAGGAGATTGATCAAAGTATAGAAAAGCTTCAGGAATCCCTTCTTACATTAACGCAAGAACTAGAAAATTTAGAAGGAAAGAAAGAACTCTTTAGTGAACGCCAGAAGCATTATACGGAGAATCGTTCCAAACTTGAAGAGGATGTTACAAGGCTTTCAGAACGTGTGGATACATTACACCATCAACATAGTGAAGAACAGTCGAAATTAGATCGTTTCACACAAGAAGCCAATACAACAAAAGATAAACTTAATCATGTGAGACAACAACTAGCTCAATTAGATGGAAATCAGGAAGATAAAATTGAAAGCTTGAAGAGTGATTATATTGAACAACTTAATCAACAAGCAGCTAAACGTAATGAACGACAATCCATTACTCAGCAGTTGGAACAGCATGATGTCAAAACAACACGCTTAGAAGGTAAGTTTAAGAACCTTGTTGATGAACGTGATGCGCTTCAGAAGCAAAAGGGTACGTTGCAACAAGAACGAGACTCCCTTTCCTCTAAGAGAAGCGAACAAGAAGAAAGCTTAAAACAACTCAAAAAAGAACTCGAGCGTGAAGAAAAAGAGTATCAGGAAAAGCAGTCTAAACTTTATCAAGGTTATCAGCACCTGGAAAAGTTACGCTCAAAGAAAGAAATGCTTGAGGATCTGAAAGAAGACTTTGCAGGATTCTTCCAGGGAGTAAAAGAAGTTTTAAAAGCACGTGAATCTGGAGAACTAAAAGGTGTGAAAGGCGCAGTTGCTGAATTAATAGACATCCCTAAAGATTATGTTACTGCTATTGAAACGACACTTGGAGGTCAAGCGCAGCATATTGTAATGGAAGATGAGGCTAGTGCGCGTAAAACCATCAACTGGTTGAAGCAAAACAATAAAGGACGCGCAACATTTCTTCCTTTGCCAACGATCCAAGCTAAATTTATTCCTAACGAAAAACTGGGTATGCTAAAAGGTTTAAGTGGTTATGTAGGTGTGGCTTCTGAACTAGTTACCTATAACGATGTCTATGCTAAAGCTATTCAGCATTTGATGGGACATGTCATTATAGCTGAAACCTTAAAAGATGCGAATGAAATTGCAAAGGCAACAGGACGCCGCTTTCGAGTCGTAACTCTTGAAGGTGACGTGGTGAATCCAGGCGGGTCTATGACAGGTGGTGCTCAAAAAAAGAACAACCAGTCCTTGTTCACAAGAGATCAGGAACTTCAAGATTTAAAAGAAAAGCTCACACAATTTGAACATAGAAGTGCTGGGTATGAACGAGCCGTTATGGATCTCAAGAATCAAATTCAAGAGAAGAAAGAAAAGCGTACAACGCTAGAAAAGCAACTTGAGTCTTCAAGAATGGAAGAGCAAGCAAGTCAGGGGCGTTTACGTGAGGTTGAATTACAAGAACAGAATTTGAATGACCAGCTTTCTCTTTACGATCAAGATAAGGCTCAATTCGACGATGATCGCACTTCCCTCCATGAACGGAACAAACACTTAACCAATGAGTTAGAGGAAATTGAAGAGAAGCTTGTTCGCATTCAAAAAGAAATTGATCAGTTAACTGAACAGCAAACCACCCAAAAGGCAAGCTATGATCAATTACAACAAGACTTAAACCAATTACAGATTGAATATGCAGAACAGCAAGCTCAGGTAAGAAATCAACAAGAGAAAACCGAAGACCTTCTTGCTCAGTTGAAAGACGTTCAAACCTCACTAAAAGAGCAGCAATCTCAGCTGGATCACTTAAAAGACATTGCTGATTCTAAAGAGACAGAAGAAGAGATTGACGTACAAATCGAATCAAAACGGCAGCAAAAAGAAGAAAAATCAGAACAAATCCAAACGAAACGTGAAGAGCGAGGTAATCGATCTGACGCGATTCATGATACAGAACTCGAACTTAAAGAAAATAAACGCATCCACCAATCTCTGGTACAAGATATTCAAGACAAAGAAGTCAAAGCCAATCGCTTGGACGTAGAGCTTGAAAACCGAATTGATCACCTCCGGACTGAATATATGCTTTCTTATGAGAAGGCAAAATCAACCTATCCGGAAGTTGAGGACATTGAAGCGACAAAACGCCAAGTGAAACTAATTCGTTTAGCTATTGACGAGCTTGGTACAGTTAATATCGGAGCAATTGAAGAATATGACCGTATTAAGGAACGTCATACATTCTTGACCGATCAACAAGCAGATTTACTTGAGGCTAAAGAAACGCTCTATGAAGTTATCTATGAAATGGACGGTGAGATGGAGCGCCGGTTTGAGAGTACCTTTGTGCAAATCCGTGAAGAGTTTACCCATGTTTTCAAAGATCTATTTGGTGGAGGTCGTGCAGATCTTCGTATGACGGACCCTGAAAATATTTTAGAGACAGGAATTGAAATTGTAGCTCAGCCACCAGGTAAGAAATTGCAGCATTTAGGCCTATTATCAGGTGGAGAGCGAGCTCTTACGGCTATTGCGTTATTATTTGCGATTTTACAAGTACGCCCTGTCCCGTTCTGTGTGCTAGATGAGGTAGAGGCAGCACTTGATGAAGCCAATGTTACTCGGTTTGCTCAATACCTTAAGCGTTTTAGTGCTAAAACGCAGTTTATTGTCATCACTCACCGTAAAGGAACAATGGAAGAATCAGATGTGTTGTATGGAGTGACCATGCAAGAATCGGGAGTATCTAAGCTTGTTTCCGTTCGTTTAGAAGAGACAAAGGAACTAATTCAGCGATCGTAG
- the rnc gene encoding ribonuclease III yields the protein MDFTKFQDKIGISFQSKKLLEQAFTHSSYVNEHRTREYDDNERLEFLGDAVLELAISQYLYRKHPEMTEGELTKYRASIVCEASLVRFANDLHFSDLIFLGKGEEMTGGRERPALLADVFEAFIGAIYLDQGFQTVIRFLEEFVYPKIHKGAFSHAMDYKSQLQEVVQRERNGIIEYEIVEERGPAHNREFIAHVFIQGDRSGIGIGRTKKEAEQNAAKEALSAFDIEV from the coding sequence GTGGATTTTACGAAGTTTCAAGATAAGATAGGGATAAGCTTTCAAAGTAAAAAGTTACTAGAACAGGCTTTCACCCATTCATCTTATGTGAATGAGCATCGCACCCGAGAATATGACGACAATGAACGATTAGAATTTTTAGGGGATGCGGTACTAGAATTAGCAATATCACAATATCTATACCGTAAACATCCAGAGATGACTGAAGGCGAATTAACGAAATATCGCGCTTCAATTGTTTGTGAAGCATCACTCGTTCGTTTCGCAAATGATTTACATTTCAGTGACCTGATCTTCTTAGGCAAAGGAGAAGAGATGACAGGTGGTCGCGAGCGTCCTGCACTTCTAGCAGACGTATTTGAAGCGTTTATTGGAGCTATTTATTTGGATCAAGGCTTCCAGACTGTTATTCGATTTCTTGAAGAATTTGTCTATCCTAAAATTCATAAAGGTGCTTTTTCGCATGCGATGGATTATAAAAGCCAATTGCAAGAAGTTGTCCAAAGAGAACGTAATGGCATCATAGAGTATGAGATTGTGGAAGAAAGAGGTCCTGCTCATAATCGTGAGTTTATTGCACATGTGTTCATCCAAGGTGATCGCTCAGGTATTGGTATAGGGCGAACGAAGAAAGAAGCGGAACAAAATGCTGCAAAGGAAGCGCTCAGTGCTTTCGATATAGAGGTTTGA